One Setaria italica strain Yugu1 chromosome II, Setaria_italica_v2.0, whole genome shotgun sequence DNA segment encodes these proteins:
- the LOC101768614 gene encoding transcription termination factor MTERF2, chloroplastic translates to MATATATLPLLHLLLSKPATPPLRALPLPTQFHPKTHPHPLPLLFLLPRRRRCGPIAAFPATTSSSTSASASPAYDAREAEAAVAELLRESGASPADATAIAARAPAYATMLADGVRELDELGLWASWSSGAGARVGRSGAVEMEMGRLGFRRKVYLMGRSKHDHGVVPLLESFGVRLSSAKLIAPYVAAAGLPVLIDRVKFLKEMLFSSSDYATIIGRNSKRMMTHLSIPADDALQSTLSFFEKMEARYGGVSMLGHGDVSFPYLIESFPMLLLCSEDNHLKPLIDFLEYIGIPNPRIASVLLSFPPIILSDIENDIKPRIHEWEKAGIEQEHIGRMLLKYPWILSTSVIENYKRILLFLKRKKISSTVLGIAVKSWPHILGCSTQRMNLILEQFDDLGITKKMVAPVITSSPQLLLRKPNEFLQIVFFFREMGFDKETVGKILCRSPEIFASNVESTLKKKIDFLIDFGVSKHHLPRIIRKYPEILLLDINDTLLPRMNYLLEAGLSKKDVRSMIFRFSPLLGYSIELVMKPKLEFLLRIMKKPLKAVVEYPRYFSYSLEGRIKPRFWVLQSRNIDCSLTDMLAKNDELFAEEYLGTGGLLQKPLQSSKVS, encoded by the exons atggccaccgccaccgccactctCCCgcttctccatcttctcctctccAAACCTGCAACCCCACCACTGCGCGCTCTCCCGCTTCCCACCCAATTCCACCCCAAAACGCATCCTCACCCTCTCccactcctcttcctcctcccgcgccgccgccgctgcgggcCCATCGCCGCCTTCCCCGCGACAACATCCTCGTCCACGTCCGCCTCCGCATCGCCCGCCTACGACGCCCGCGAGGCGGAGGCAGCCGTCGCGGAGCTCCTACGCGAGAGCGGCGCCTCCCCGGCCGACGCCACCGCCatcgccgcgcgcgcgccggcctaCGCCACCATGCTCGCCGACGGAGTCCGGGAGCTGGACGAGCTCGGCCTCTGGGCGTCGTGGAGCTCCGGCGCCGGGGCCAGGGTGGGCCGCAGCGGGGCCGTCGAGATGGAGATGGGGAGGCTCGGGTTCCGGAGGAAGGTGTACCTCATGGGGCGGAGCAAGCACGACCACGGCGTGGTGCCGCTCCTAGAGAGCTTCGGGGTGCGGCTCTCTTCCGCCAAGCTCATCGCGCCGTACGTCGCGGCCGCTGGCCTCCCTGTGCTGATTGATCGG GTTAAGTTTTTGAAGGAAATGTTATTTTCAAGCAGTGATTATGCAACAATTATTGGAAGGAATTCTAAGCGCATGATGACACACTTATCAATACCTGCAGACGATGCACTCCAAAGTACTTTATCATTTTTTGAAAAA ATGGAGGCCAGGTATGGTGGTGTTAGCATGTTGGGACATGGAGATGTGTCATTTCCTTACCTCATTGAGTCGTTTCCCATGCTGCTTCTCTGCTCTGAGGATAATCATCTAAAGCCATTAATTGATTTTCTTGAGTACATTGGAATTCCAAACCCAAGGATTGCATCAGTTTTGCTGTCATTTCCTCCTATCATTCTTTCTGACATTGAAAATGATATCAAGCCGAGGATTCATGAATGGGAGAAG GCTGGCATTGAACAAGAACATATTGGTAGGATGTTGCTGAAGTATCCATGGATCCTTTCAACAAGTGTGATAGAGAACTACAAACGGATCCTTTTGTTCTTAAAGCGAAAAAAG ATTTCCAGTACAGTCCTTGGTATTGCTGTGAAAAGTTGGCCTCATATTCTTGGCTGCTCTACACAAAGAATGAATTTAATTCTGGAGCAGTTTGATGATCTGGGCATCACTAAGAAAATGGTGGCTCCAGTCATTACATCAAGTCCGCAATTGTTGCTGAGAAAACCTAACGAGTTTCTGCAG attgttttctttttcagggAAATGGGTTTTGATAAGGAAACAGTAGGAAAGATTTTGTGTCGTTCTCCTGAAATATTTGCTTCAAATGTGGAAAGTACCCTCAAGAAGAAAATTGACTTTCTTATTGACTTTGGTGTTTCCAAACATCATCTTCCTCGCATCATTAGGAAGTATCCTGAGATTTTATTGTTGGACATAAATGATACACTGCTCCCCAG AATGAACTACCTATTGGAGGCGGGTTTGTCTAAGAAAGACGTGCGCTCAATGATCTTTAGATTTTCCCCACTTCTAGGTTACAGTATCGAGCTTGTTATGAAACCAAAGCTTGAGTTTCTGTTAAGAATCATGAAAAAGCCACTTAAAGCAGTTGTAGAATATCCAAGGTACTTCAGTTATTCACTTGAAGGGAGGATAAAGCCACGGTTTTGGGTACTGCAGAGTAGAAACATAGACTGTAGTCTGACAGACATGCTTGCAAAAAACGACGAACTTTTTGCTGAAGAGTACTTGGGAACAGGAGGATTACTTCAGAAACCTCTACAATCAAGCAAAGTCAGTTGA